Proteins encoded together in one Mastomys coucha isolate ucsf_1 unplaced genomic scaffold, UCSF_Mcou_1 pScaffold16, whole genome shotgun sequence window:
- the Zranb2 gene encoding zinc finger Ran-binding domain-containing protein 2 isoform X2 — protein sequence MSTKNFRVSDGDWICPDKKCGNVNFARRTSCNRCGREKTTEAKMMKAGGTEIGKTLAEKSRGLFSANDWQCKTCSNVNWARRSECNMCNTPKYAKLEERTGYGGGFNERENVEYIEREESDGEYDEFGRKKKKYRGKAVGPASILKEVEDKESEGEEEDEDEDLSKYKLDEDEDEDDADLSKYNLDASEEEDSNKKKSNRRSRSKSRSSHSRSSSRSSSPSSSRSRSRSRSRSSSSSQSRSHSGSREHSRSRGSKSRSSSRSHRGSSSPRKRSYSSSSSSPERDRKRSRSRPSSPAVRKKRRTRSRSPESQVIGENIKQP from the exons ATGTCGACCAAGAATTTCCGAGTCAGTGACGGGGACTGGATCTGCCCTGACAAGAA GTGTGGAAATGTAAACTTCGCTAGGAGAACCAGCTGTAACAGATGTGGTCGAG AGAAGACAACTGAGGCTAAGATGATGAAAGCTGGGGGAACAGAAATAGGAAAGACACTGGCAGAGAAGAGCCGGGGCTTATTTAGTGCCAATGATTGGCAATGCAAAAC TTGCAGTAATGTGAATTGGGCTAGAAGATCAGAGTGTAACATGTGTAATACTCCAAAGTATGCTAAATTAGAAGAAAGAACAG GATATGGAGGTGGTTTTAATGAAAGAGAGAATGTTGAatatatagaaagagaagaaTCTGATGGGGAATATGATGAG tttggacgtaaaaagaaaaaatatagggGGAAGGCAGTTGGTCCTGCGTCTATATTAAAGGAAGTCGAAGATAAAGAatcagagggagaagaagaggatgaggatgaagatCTGTCTAAATATAAACTAGATGAG gatgaggatgaagatgatgCTGATCTCTCAAAATATAATCTTGATGCCAGTGAAGAAGAAGatagtaacaaaaagaaaagcaataggCGGAGCCGCTCAAAGTCACGATCGTCTCACTCAAGGTCTTCATCACGCTCATCCTCCCCCTCAAGTTCAAGGTCCAGGTCCAG GTCCCGTTCAAGAAGCTCTTCCAGCTCGCAGTCCAGGTCTCACTCCGGTTCCAGAGAACATTCCAGATCCCGTGGTTCGAAATCAAG ATCCAGCTCCAGGTCCCACAGGGGCTCTTCTTCCCCAAGAAAAAGATCTTACTCGAGTTCTTCATCATCTCctgaaagagacaggaagaggagtCGCTCTAGACCTTCTTCACCAGCTGTTCGCAAAAAAAGACGAACGAGATCACGGTCACCCGAAAG CCAGGTGATTGGTGAAAACATTAAACAACCCTGA
- the Zranb2 gene encoding zinc finger Ran-binding domain-containing protein 2 isoform X1, giving the protein MSTKNFRVSDGDWICPDKKCGNVNFARRTSCNRCGREKTTEAKMMKAGGTEIGKTLAEKSRGLFSANDWQCKTCSNVNWARRSECNMCNTPKYAKLEERTGYGGGFNERENVEYIEREESDGEYDEFGRKKKKYRGKAVGPASILKEVEDKESEGEEEDEDEDLSKYKLDEDEDEDDADLSKYNLDASEEEDSNKKKSNRRSRSKSRSSHSRSSSRSSSPSSSRSRSRSRSRSSSSSQSRSHSGSREHSRSRGSKSRSSSRSHRGSSSPRKRSYSSSSSSPERDRKRSRSRPSSPAVRKKRRTRSRSPERHHRSSSGSTHSGSRSSSKKK; this is encoded by the exons ATGTCGACCAAGAATTTCCGAGTCAGTGACGGGGACTGGATCTGCCCTGACAAGAA GTGTGGAAATGTAAACTTCGCTAGGAGAACCAGCTGTAACAGATGTGGTCGAG AGAAGACAACTGAGGCTAAGATGATGAAAGCTGGGGGAACAGAAATAGGAAAGACACTGGCAGAGAAGAGCCGGGGCTTATTTAGTGCCAATGATTGGCAATGCAAAAC TTGCAGTAATGTGAATTGGGCTAGAAGATCAGAGTGTAACATGTGTAATACTCCAAAGTATGCTAAATTAGAAGAAAGAACAG GATATGGAGGTGGTTTTAATGAAAGAGAGAATGTTGAatatatagaaagagaagaaTCTGATGGGGAATATGATGAG tttggacgtaaaaagaaaaaatatagggGGAAGGCAGTTGGTCCTGCGTCTATATTAAAGGAAGTCGAAGATAAAGAatcagagggagaagaagaggatgaggatgaagatCTGTCTAAATATAAACTAGATGAG gatgaggatgaagatgatgCTGATCTCTCAAAATATAATCTTGATGCCAGTGAAGAAGAAGatagtaacaaaaagaaaagcaataggCGGAGCCGCTCAAAGTCACGATCGTCTCACTCAAGGTCTTCATCACGCTCATCCTCCCCCTCAAGTTCAAGGTCCAGGTCCAG GTCCCGTTCAAGAAGCTCTTCCAGCTCGCAGTCCAGGTCTCACTCCGGTTCCAGAGAACATTCCAGATCCCGTGGTTCGAAATCAAG ATCCAGCTCCAGGTCCCACAGGGGCTCTTCTTCCCCAAGAAAAAGATCTTACTCGAGTTCTTCATCATCTCctgaaagagacaggaagaggagtCGCTCTAGACCTTCTTCACCAGCTGTTCGCAAAAAAAGACGAACGAGATCACGGTCACCCGAAAG GCACCACAGGTCGTCCTCCGGATCAACCCATTCTGGTTCCCGTTCAagttcaaaaaagaaataa